A single genomic interval of Anolis carolinensis isolate JA03-04 chromosome X, rAnoCar3.1.pri, whole genome shotgun sequence harbors:
- the cfap251 gene encoding cilia- and flagella-associated protein 251 isoform X1 has product MDEDASKPETPPGVASERQREEMESADDSPKMTDSLSQDTQEPAEGTPDSAGSLEAPQKSDLPEEAPQAGVSPDLSETSKEKHKAKAKLTVREVHTPKEKPPSPSPKEKGHKTPEKAAGPTAGREKAHSPGVVKGEKEQGLEKGQEKKQKQEAGLVATSHRSPRSPEQARSPKEPPSSLAESPTSSDAQGHPQVNQEVSLALRPPDSLSSSEETSVQTTQEDSKTSKRQINFSLTQAEEEKSIVLTAVPGMMFEDESRPLADHPLSLSWVFGYDNKLPVFNLLDDDRRVILYVAGHTAVIHDIFGNKQYLLQGHSSCVSCICVSEDKRWIVTADRSPESLIIIWDGYSAVPVHTIFDSHPGGGVSAVAISHNSLFVATVGAEEVQKTRIWDWTTGETTPSCSVDLLPEYSFQHYVAFSSRDHNELVSNSETQVIFYIWDCDVLHYFAPVLTEKTFDRSVGLFSQSLFHFSTPQAITGTMEGKMALWGPIAPPSKDPALNVKPYNMKVIKLVHLQREGISVLAVTDGNFVTCDTKGRVKFYDGDLQLVHWYSNLKVGPIRSISFNRNPPCPVDVSKYPMSCTLTGAPFVLRNFILSTSNSLVVHIKPEGLKISKCLEEPKDVVHAIACHPSKPLMAKGSLCGLLKVWHYKLDKYLVSRIFKSESIQALCYNHNGCLLAVGFASGAIRLLDSISLENDHPEPMKFSKGPITIMTFSHKSQYFATADEKLSVSVYKQFMKDGQKVWDLLAAVHSHCRPIRSLLFGVHLDSDEPRLLSLGEDKLLVEYDLEKTTRYNLAIHQRLRIEQAATPKCLAWHPPLTTEHFLLMANDAYKMKMYNVTTKMCRKTILGPTYGSPLEKILVLPLQEGRDPQKRYLAYITRDKVGLQVLPVDGNPHKSCTVICHPTGASNLACSYDGCHLFTAGSHDFTVMKWDVNLNALEAVVFLGGKDLIPYYNLLEGGREGLFFKELEDYFYYAQLIHQGINTMEPRKVSTHIPLEQIPFVMRAMGFFPTEDEIENMLNEVKFSEYLETGKQVTSINLGDFIKLYINHRPAFGLSRNEINHAFQILGYEDEDGEPTINRDDLLLLLQNTGEHFTETELAECLTTLLGVNPEGGRGEVGTYDPTGAEVFIEEDIPEEITAGHFTMNLLGLPLPEPTLGESETPISSELS; this is encoded by the exons ATGGACGAAGATGCCAGTAAACCGGAAACCCCTCCGGGGGTGGCATCGGAGAGGCAAAGAGAGGAGATGGAGTCGGCGGATGATAGTCCAAAGATGACCGACTCGCTCAGCCAGGACACACAAGAGCCGGCGGAAGGGACTCCCGATTCTGCAGGATCCCTGGAAGCACCCCAAAAGAGCGATCTTCCCGAAGAGGCTCCACAAGCCGGCGTTTCTCCAGATCTTTCAGAAACATCCAAAGAAAAGCAT AAGGCAAAGGCCAAGCTCACCGTCCGAGAAGTCCATACACCCAAAGAGAagcctccttccccttcccccaaAGAGAAGGGCCACAAAACTCCAGAAAAGGCCGCAGGTCCCACGGCCGGCAGAGAGAAGGCTCACAGCCCCGGCGTTGTCAAGGGTGAAAAAGAACAGGGGTTGGAAAAAGGCCAAGAGAAGAAGCAAAAGCAAGAAGCGGGGCTCGTGGCGACCAGCCACCGAAGTCCCAGGAGTCCCGAGCAGGCCAGAAGTCCAAAGGAGCCTCCTTCTTCCCTGGCGGAAAGCCCCACCAGCAGTGACGCTCAGGGCCATCCTCAGGTGAACCAAGAGGTCAGCCTCGCCCTCCGGCCCCCGGACTCACTCTCCAGCAGTGAAGAAACGAGCGTCCAAACAACCCAAGAGGACAGCAAGACGTCCAAGAGACAAATCAATTTCTCTCTGACTCAAGCGGAGGAGGAGAAGTCCATTGTGTTGACGGCCGTCCCAGGCATGATGTTTGAAGACGAGAGCAGGCCGCTCGCCGACCATCCACTT AGTCTGTCTTGGGTTTTTGGCTACGACAACAAGCTCCCTGTTTTCAATTTGCTTGATGATGACCGCAGGGTGATTCTGTATGTTGCTGGTCACACCGCCGTGATCCATGACATTTTCGGGAACAAGCAGTACCTCCTCCAG GGACACTCGAGTTGTGTTTCTTGCATCTGTGTCAGTGAAGACAAGCGATGGATAGTAACTGCCGACCGGAGCCCGGAGAGCTTGATTATCATTTGGGACGGCTATTCTGC GGTCCCGGTGCACACGATATTCGATAGTCACCCAGGAGGCGGAGTCAGCGCCGTCGCCATTTCCCACAATTCCCTCTTCGTGGCGACAGTTGGAGCCGAGGAAGTGCAG AAAACTCGTATTTGGGACTGGACCACCGGGGAAACGACTCCTTCCTGCAGTGTAGACCTCCTGCCCGAGTACAGCTTCCAA CATTACGTCGCATTCAGTTCAAGAGATCACAACGAACTGGTCAGCAACAGCGAAACTCAAGTGATCTTCTACATATGG GATTGTGACGTCTTGCACTACTTTGCTCCTGTCCTAACAGAGAAA ACCTTTGACCGGAGCGTGGGACTGTTCAGCCAGTCTCTGTTCCACTTCAGCACCCCCCAGGCCATCACCGGCACGATGGAAGGCAAGATGGCGCTCTGGGGTCCGATCGCGCCTCCCTCCAAGGACCCCGCTTTGAACGTCAAGCCCTACAACATGAAGGTCATCAAGCTGGTGCACTTGCAGAGGGAAGGCATCTCGGTGCTGGCCGTTACCGATGG GAATTTTGTAACCTGTGACACCAAGGGGCGCGTGAAGTTCTACGACGGAGATCTACAGCTGGTGCACTGGTACAGCAACCTGAAAGTCGGGCCCATCCGCTCCATTTCCTTCAACAGGAACCCACCATGCCCTGTGGATGTCAGCAAGTACCCCATGTCTTGCACTTTAACGGGCGCACCTTTCGTTCTTAG GAATTTTATTCTTTCTACGTCGAATTCCTTAGTGGTCCATATCAAGCCTGAGGGGTTGAAAATCAGCAAATGCCTCGAGGAGCCCAAAGACGTTGTCCACGCCATTGCCTGCCACCCGAGCAAACCCCTCATGGCCAAGGGGAGTCTCTGTGGCCTTCTGAAAGTGTGGCATTACAAGCTCGACAAATACCTGGTCAGCCGGATCTTTAAGAGCGAGAGTATCCAGGCCCTTTGTTATAACCACAATG GCTGCTTGCTGGCCGTCGGCTTTGCTAGTGGAGCCATTCGCCTTCTTGACTCGATCTCTTTGGAGAACGACCACCCAGAACCCATGAAGTTTTCCAAAGGCCCCATTACTATCATGACCTTTTCGCATAAGTCCCAGTATTTTGCCACTGCG GATGAAAAACTTTCTGTGAGTGTCTACAAGCAGTTTATGAAAGACGGGCAGAAAGTCTGGGACCTCCTGGCGGCGGTGCATTCCCATTGCCGGCCCATCCGCAGCCTGCTCTTTGGCGTGCATTTGGACAGCGACGAACCCAGGCTCTTGAGTCTCGGAGAAGACAAACTTCTG GTGGAGTATGACCTGGAAAAGACCACCCGCTACAACCTGGCCATTCACCAAAGGCTCCGCATTGAGCAGGCGGCCACCCCTAAGTGTCTCGCCTGGCACCCGCCTCTTACCACGGAACATTTTTTGCTCATGGCCAACGATGCGTATAAAATGAAGATGTACAACGTGACCACAAAGATGTGCAG AAAGACTATCCTGGGACCCACGTACGGCTCGCCCCTTGAGAAGATCCTGGTCCTTCCGCTGCAAGAAGGCCGTGACCCTCAGAAACGGTATCTGGCCTACATTACCAGAGATAAG GTGGGCCTGCAGGTCTTGCCCGTGGATGGGAACCCGCACAAGTCCTGCACGGTCATTTGCCACCCTACCGGCGCCTCCAACTTGGCCTGCTCTTACGACGGGTGCCACCTCTTCACGGCCGGGAGTCATGACTTCACCGTGATGAAATGGGATGTTAATTTAAA CGCTCTGGAAGCCGTCGTTTTTCTGGGCGGGAAGGATTTAATCCCGTACTACAATCTCCTGGAGGGTGGCAGAGAAGGCCTGTTTTTCAAG GAACTGgaagattatttttattatgctcAGTTGATCCACCAAGGGATCAACACCATGGAGCCCAGAAAGGTGTCTACGCACATCCCGCTGGAACAGATTCCGTTCGTCATGCGAGCGATGGGCTTTTTCCCGACTGAAGATGAG ATTGAAAACATGTTGAATGAAGTCAAGTTCAGCGAATACCTGGAGACTGGAAAGCAAGTGACCAGCATCAATTTGGGGGACTTCATCAAGCTTTACATCAATCACCGGCCAGCGTTTGGGCTGTCGAGGAACGAAATAAATCACGCCTTCCAAATCTTGGGCTACGAGGACGAGGACGGAGAGCCTACCATCAACAGGGACGACCTGCTTTTGCTGCTTCAAAACACAG GAGAGCATTTCACGGAAACTGAGCTGGCGGAATGCCTCACCACTTTGCTGGGGGTGAATCCGGAAGGGGGCCGTGGCGAGGTTGGCACCTACGACCCCACAG GTGCTGAAGTCTTTATCGAGGAAGATATTCCGGAGGAAATCACAGCAGGGCATTTCACCATGAACCTTCTGGGCCTCCCGCTGCCTGAACCCACTCTTGGAGAGTCAGAAACTCCCATCAGCAGCGAACTGTCATAG
- the cfap251 gene encoding cilia- and flagella-associated protein 251 isoform X2: MDEDASKPETPPGVASERQREEMESADDSPKMTDSLSQDTQEPAEGTPDSAGSLEAPQKSDLPEEAPQAGVSPDLSETSKEKHAKAKLTVREVHTPKEKPPSPSPKEKGHKTPEKAAGPTAGREKAHSPGVVKGEKEQGLEKGQEKKQKQEAGLVATSHRSPRSPEQARSPKEPPSSLAESPTSSDAQGHPQVNQEVSLALRPPDSLSSSEETSVQTTQEDSKTSKRQINFSLTQAEEEKSIVLTAVPGMMFEDESRPLADHPLSLSWVFGYDNKLPVFNLLDDDRRVILYVAGHTAVIHDIFGNKQYLLQGHSSCVSCICVSEDKRWIVTADRSPESLIIIWDGYSAVPVHTIFDSHPGGGVSAVAISHNSLFVATVGAEEVQKTRIWDWTTGETTPSCSVDLLPEYSFQHYVAFSSRDHNELVSNSETQVIFYIWDCDVLHYFAPVLTEKTFDRSVGLFSQSLFHFSTPQAITGTMEGKMALWGPIAPPSKDPALNVKPYNMKVIKLVHLQREGISVLAVTDGNFVTCDTKGRVKFYDGDLQLVHWYSNLKVGPIRSISFNRNPPCPVDVSKYPMSCTLTGAPFVLRNFILSTSNSLVVHIKPEGLKISKCLEEPKDVVHAIACHPSKPLMAKGSLCGLLKVWHYKLDKYLVSRIFKSESIQALCYNHNGCLLAVGFASGAIRLLDSISLENDHPEPMKFSKGPITIMTFSHKSQYFATADEKLSVSVYKQFMKDGQKVWDLLAAVHSHCRPIRSLLFGVHLDSDEPRLLSLGEDKLLVEYDLEKTTRYNLAIHQRLRIEQAATPKCLAWHPPLTTEHFLLMANDAYKMKMYNVTTKMCRKTILGPTYGSPLEKILVLPLQEGRDPQKRYLAYITRDKVGLQVLPVDGNPHKSCTVICHPTGASNLACSYDGCHLFTAGSHDFTVMKWDVNLNALEAVVFLGGKDLIPYYNLLEGGREGLFFKELEDYFYYAQLIHQGINTMEPRKVSTHIPLEQIPFVMRAMGFFPTEDEIENMLNEVKFSEYLETGKQVTSINLGDFIKLYINHRPAFGLSRNEINHAFQILGYEDEDGEPTINRDDLLLLLQNTGEHFTETELAECLTTLLGVNPEGGRGEVGTYDPTGAEVFIEEDIPEEITAGHFTMNLLGLPLPEPTLGESETPISSELS; the protein is encoded by the exons ATGGACGAAGATGCCAGTAAACCGGAAACCCCTCCGGGGGTGGCATCGGAGAGGCAAAGAGAGGAGATGGAGTCGGCGGATGATAGTCCAAAGATGACCGACTCGCTCAGCCAGGACACACAAGAGCCGGCGGAAGGGACTCCCGATTCTGCAGGATCCCTGGAAGCACCCCAAAAGAGCGATCTTCCCGAAGAGGCTCCACAAGCCGGCGTTTCTCCAGATCTTTCAGAAACATCCAAAGAAAAGCAT GCAAAGGCCAAGCTCACCGTCCGAGAAGTCCATACACCCAAAGAGAagcctccttccccttcccccaaAGAGAAGGGCCACAAAACTCCAGAAAAGGCCGCAGGTCCCACGGCCGGCAGAGAGAAGGCTCACAGCCCCGGCGTTGTCAAGGGTGAAAAAGAACAGGGGTTGGAAAAAGGCCAAGAGAAGAAGCAAAAGCAAGAAGCGGGGCTCGTGGCGACCAGCCACCGAAGTCCCAGGAGTCCCGAGCAGGCCAGAAGTCCAAAGGAGCCTCCTTCTTCCCTGGCGGAAAGCCCCACCAGCAGTGACGCTCAGGGCCATCCTCAGGTGAACCAAGAGGTCAGCCTCGCCCTCCGGCCCCCGGACTCACTCTCCAGCAGTGAAGAAACGAGCGTCCAAACAACCCAAGAGGACAGCAAGACGTCCAAGAGACAAATCAATTTCTCTCTGACTCAAGCGGAGGAGGAGAAGTCCATTGTGTTGACGGCCGTCCCAGGCATGATGTTTGAAGACGAGAGCAGGCCGCTCGCCGACCATCCACTT AGTCTGTCTTGGGTTTTTGGCTACGACAACAAGCTCCCTGTTTTCAATTTGCTTGATGATGACCGCAGGGTGATTCTGTATGTTGCTGGTCACACCGCCGTGATCCATGACATTTTCGGGAACAAGCAGTACCTCCTCCAG GGACACTCGAGTTGTGTTTCTTGCATCTGTGTCAGTGAAGACAAGCGATGGATAGTAACTGCCGACCGGAGCCCGGAGAGCTTGATTATCATTTGGGACGGCTATTCTGC GGTCCCGGTGCACACGATATTCGATAGTCACCCAGGAGGCGGAGTCAGCGCCGTCGCCATTTCCCACAATTCCCTCTTCGTGGCGACAGTTGGAGCCGAGGAAGTGCAG AAAACTCGTATTTGGGACTGGACCACCGGGGAAACGACTCCTTCCTGCAGTGTAGACCTCCTGCCCGAGTACAGCTTCCAA CATTACGTCGCATTCAGTTCAAGAGATCACAACGAACTGGTCAGCAACAGCGAAACTCAAGTGATCTTCTACATATGG GATTGTGACGTCTTGCACTACTTTGCTCCTGTCCTAACAGAGAAA ACCTTTGACCGGAGCGTGGGACTGTTCAGCCAGTCTCTGTTCCACTTCAGCACCCCCCAGGCCATCACCGGCACGATGGAAGGCAAGATGGCGCTCTGGGGTCCGATCGCGCCTCCCTCCAAGGACCCCGCTTTGAACGTCAAGCCCTACAACATGAAGGTCATCAAGCTGGTGCACTTGCAGAGGGAAGGCATCTCGGTGCTGGCCGTTACCGATGG GAATTTTGTAACCTGTGACACCAAGGGGCGCGTGAAGTTCTACGACGGAGATCTACAGCTGGTGCACTGGTACAGCAACCTGAAAGTCGGGCCCATCCGCTCCATTTCCTTCAACAGGAACCCACCATGCCCTGTGGATGTCAGCAAGTACCCCATGTCTTGCACTTTAACGGGCGCACCTTTCGTTCTTAG GAATTTTATTCTTTCTACGTCGAATTCCTTAGTGGTCCATATCAAGCCTGAGGGGTTGAAAATCAGCAAATGCCTCGAGGAGCCCAAAGACGTTGTCCACGCCATTGCCTGCCACCCGAGCAAACCCCTCATGGCCAAGGGGAGTCTCTGTGGCCTTCTGAAAGTGTGGCATTACAAGCTCGACAAATACCTGGTCAGCCGGATCTTTAAGAGCGAGAGTATCCAGGCCCTTTGTTATAACCACAATG GCTGCTTGCTGGCCGTCGGCTTTGCTAGTGGAGCCATTCGCCTTCTTGACTCGATCTCTTTGGAGAACGACCACCCAGAACCCATGAAGTTTTCCAAAGGCCCCATTACTATCATGACCTTTTCGCATAAGTCCCAGTATTTTGCCACTGCG GATGAAAAACTTTCTGTGAGTGTCTACAAGCAGTTTATGAAAGACGGGCAGAAAGTCTGGGACCTCCTGGCGGCGGTGCATTCCCATTGCCGGCCCATCCGCAGCCTGCTCTTTGGCGTGCATTTGGACAGCGACGAACCCAGGCTCTTGAGTCTCGGAGAAGACAAACTTCTG GTGGAGTATGACCTGGAAAAGACCACCCGCTACAACCTGGCCATTCACCAAAGGCTCCGCATTGAGCAGGCGGCCACCCCTAAGTGTCTCGCCTGGCACCCGCCTCTTACCACGGAACATTTTTTGCTCATGGCCAACGATGCGTATAAAATGAAGATGTACAACGTGACCACAAAGATGTGCAG AAAGACTATCCTGGGACCCACGTACGGCTCGCCCCTTGAGAAGATCCTGGTCCTTCCGCTGCAAGAAGGCCGTGACCCTCAGAAACGGTATCTGGCCTACATTACCAGAGATAAG GTGGGCCTGCAGGTCTTGCCCGTGGATGGGAACCCGCACAAGTCCTGCACGGTCATTTGCCACCCTACCGGCGCCTCCAACTTGGCCTGCTCTTACGACGGGTGCCACCTCTTCACGGCCGGGAGTCATGACTTCACCGTGATGAAATGGGATGTTAATTTAAA CGCTCTGGAAGCCGTCGTTTTTCTGGGCGGGAAGGATTTAATCCCGTACTACAATCTCCTGGAGGGTGGCAGAGAAGGCCTGTTTTTCAAG GAACTGgaagattatttttattatgctcAGTTGATCCACCAAGGGATCAACACCATGGAGCCCAGAAAGGTGTCTACGCACATCCCGCTGGAACAGATTCCGTTCGTCATGCGAGCGATGGGCTTTTTCCCGACTGAAGATGAG ATTGAAAACATGTTGAATGAAGTCAAGTTCAGCGAATACCTGGAGACTGGAAAGCAAGTGACCAGCATCAATTTGGGGGACTTCATCAAGCTTTACATCAATCACCGGCCAGCGTTTGGGCTGTCGAGGAACGAAATAAATCACGCCTTCCAAATCTTGGGCTACGAGGACGAGGACGGAGAGCCTACCATCAACAGGGACGACCTGCTTTTGCTGCTTCAAAACACAG GAGAGCATTTCACGGAAACTGAGCTGGCGGAATGCCTCACCACTTTGCTGGGGGTGAATCCGGAAGGGGGCCGTGGCGAGGTTGGCACCTACGACCCCACAG GTGCTGAAGTCTTTATCGAGGAAGATATTCCGGAGGAAATCACAGCAGGGCATTTCACCATGAACCTTCTGGGCCTCCCGCTGCCTGAACCCACTCTTGGAGAGTCAGAAACTCCCATCAGCAGCGAACTGTCATAG
- the cfap251 gene encoding cilia- and flagella-associated protein 251 isoform X3, whose translation MDEDASKPETPPGVASERQREEMESADDSPKMTDSLSQDTQEPAEGTPDSAGSLEAPQKSDLPEEAPQAGVSPDLSETSKEKHKAKAKLTVREVHTPKEKPPSPSPKEKGHKTPEKAAGPTAGREKAHSPGVVKGEKEQGLEKGQEKKQKQEAGLVATSHRSPRSPEQARSPKEPPSSLAESPTSSDAQGHPQVNQEVSLALRPPDSLSSSEETSVQTTQEDSKTSKRQINFSLTQAEEEKSIVLTAVPGMMFEDESRPLADHPLSLSWVFGYDNKLPVFNLLDDDRRVILYVAGHTAVIHDIFGNKQYLLQGHSSCVSCICVSEDKRWIVTADRSPESLIIIWDGYSAVPVHTIFDSHPGGGVSAVAISHNSLFVATVGAEEVQKTRIWDWTTGETTPSCSVDLLPEYSFQHYVAFSSRDHNELVSNSETQVIFYIWDCDVLHYFAPVLTEKTFDRSVGLFSQSLFHFSTPQAITGTMEGKMALWGPIAPPSKDPALNVKPYNMKVIKLVHLQREGISVLAVTDGNFVTCDTKGRVKFYDGDLQLVHWYSNLKVGPIRSISFNRNPPCPVDVSKYPMSCTLTGAPFVLRNFILSTSNSLVVHIKPEGLKISKCLEEPKDVVHAIACHPSKPLMAKGSLCGLLKVWHYKLDKYLVSRIFKSESIQALCYNHNGCLLAVGFASGAIRLLDSISLENDHPEPMKFSKGPITIMTFSHKSQYFATADEKLSVSVYKQFMKDGQKVWDLLAAVHSHCRPIRSLLFGVHLDSDEPRLLSLGEDKLLVEYDLEKTTRYNLAIHQRLRIEQAATPKCLAWHPPLTTEHFLLMANDAYKMKMYNVTTKMCRKTILGPTYGSPLEKILVLPLQEGRDPQKRYLAYITRDKVGLQVLPVDGNPHKSCTVICHPTGASNLACSYDGCHLFTAGSHDFTVMKWDVNLNALEAVVFLGGKDLIPYYNLLEGGREGLFFKELEDYFYYAQLIHQGINTMEPRKVSTHIPLEQIPFVMRAMGFFPTEDEVLKSLSRKIFRRKSQQGISP comes from the exons ATGGACGAAGATGCCAGTAAACCGGAAACCCCTCCGGGGGTGGCATCGGAGAGGCAAAGAGAGGAGATGGAGTCGGCGGATGATAGTCCAAAGATGACCGACTCGCTCAGCCAGGACACACAAGAGCCGGCGGAAGGGACTCCCGATTCTGCAGGATCCCTGGAAGCACCCCAAAAGAGCGATCTTCCCGAAGAGGCTCCACAAGCCGGCGTTTCTCCAGATCTTTCAGAAACATCCAAAGAAAAGCAT AAGGCAAAGGCCAAGCTCACCGTCCGAGAAGTCCATACACCCAAAGAGAagcctccttccccttcccccaaAGAGAAGGGCCACAAAACTCCAGAAAAGGCCGCAGGTCCCACGGCCGGCAGAGAGAAGGCTCACAGCCCCGGCGTTGTCAAGGGTGAAAAAGAACAGGGGTTGGAAAAAGGCCAAGAGAAGAAGCAAAAGCAAGAAGCGGGGCTCGTGGCGACCAGCCACCGAAGTCCCAGGAGTCCCGAGCAGGCCAGAAGTCCAAAGGAGCCTCCTTCTTCCCTGGCGGAAAGCCCCACCAGCAGTGACGCTCAGGGCCATCCTCAGGTGAACCAAGAGGTCAGCCTCGCCCTCCGGCCCCCGGACTCACTCTCCAGCAGTGAAGAAACGAGCGTCCAAACAACCCAAGAGGACAGCAAGACGTCCAAGAGACAAATCAATTTCTCTCTGACTCAAGCGGAGGAGGAGAAGTCCATTGTGTTGACGGCCGTCCCAGGCATGATGTTTGAAGACGAGAGCAGGCCGCTCGCCGACCATCCACTT AGTCTGTCTTGGGTTTTTGGCTACGACAACAAGCTCCCTGTTTTCAATTTGCTTGATGATGACCGCAGGGTGATTCTGTATGTTGCTGGTCACACCGCCGTGATCCATGACATTTTCGGGAACAAGCAGTACCTCCTCCAG GGACACTCGAGTTGTGTTTCTTGCATCTGTGTCAGTGAAGACAAGCGATGGATAGTAACTGCCGACCGGAGCCCGGAGAGCTTGATTATCATTTGGGACGGCTATTCTGC GGTCCCGGTGCACACGATATTCGATAGTCACCCAGGAGGCGGAGTCAGCGCCGTCGCCATTTCCCACAATTCCCTCTTCGTGGCGACAGTTGGAGCCGAGGAAGTGCAG AAAACTCGTATTTGGGACTGGACCACCGGGGAAACGACTCCTTCCTGCAGTGTAGACCTCCTGCCCGAGTACAGCTTCCAA CATTACGTCGCATTCAGTTCAAGAGATCACAACGAACTGGTCAGCAACAGCGAAACTCAAGTGATCTTCTACATATGG GATTGTGACGTCTTGCACTACTTTGCTCCTGTCCTAACAGAGAAA ACCTTTGACCGGAGCGTGGGACTGTTCAGCCAGTCTCTGTTCCACTTCAGCACCCCCCAGGCCATCACCGGCACGATGGAAGGCAAGATGGCGCTCTGGGGTCCGATCGCGCCTCCCTCCAAGGACCCCGCTTTGAACGTCAAGCCCTACAACATGAAGGTCATCAAGCTGGTGCACTTGCAGAGGGAAGGCATCTCGGTGCTGGCCGTTACCGATGG GAATTTTGTAACCTGTGACACCAAGGGGCGCGTGAAGTTCTACGACGGAGATCTACAGCTGGTGCACTGGTACAGCAACCTGAAAGTCGGGCCCATCCGCTCCATTTCCTTCAACAGGAACCCACCATGCCCTGTGGATGTCAGCAAGTACCCCATGTCTTGCACTTTAACGGGCGCACCTTTCGTTCTTAG GAATTTTATTCTTTCTACGTCGAATTCCTTAGTGGTCCATATCAAGCCTGAGGGGTTGAAAATCAGCAAATGCCTCGAGGAGCCCAAAGACGTTGTCCACGCCATTGCCTGCCACCCGAGCAAACCCCTCATGGCCAAGGGGAGTCTCTGTGGCCTTCTGAAAGTGTGGCATTACAAGCTCGACAAATACCTGGTCAGCCGGATCTTTAAGAGCGAGAGTATCCAGGCCCTTTGTTATAACCACAATG GCTGCTTGCTGGCCGTCGGCTTTGCTAGTGGAGCCATTCGCCTTCTTGACTCGATCTCTTTGGAGAACGACCACCCAGAACCCATGAAGTTTTCCAAAGGCCCCATTACTATCATGACCTTTTCGCATAAGTCCCAGTATTTTGCCACTGCG GATGAAAAACTTTCTGTGAGTGTCTACAAGCAGTTTATGAAAGACGGGCAGAAAGTCTGGGACCTCCTGGCGGCGGTGCATTCCCATTGCCGGCCCATCCGCAGCCTGCTCTTTGGCGTGCATTTGGACAGCGACGAACCCAGGCTCTTGAGTCTCGGAGAAGACAAACTTCTG GTGGAGTATGACCTGGAAAAGACCACCCGCTACAACCTGGCCATTCACCAAAGGCTCCGCATTGAGCAGGCGGCCACCCCTAAGTGTCTCGCCTGGCACCCGCCTCTTACCACGGAACATTTTTTGCTCATGGCCAACGATGCGTATAAAATGAAGATGTACAACGTGACCACAAAGATGTGCAG AAAGACTATCCTGGGACCCACGTACGGCTCGCCCCTTGAGAAGATCCTGGTCCTTCCGCTGCAAGAAGGCCGTGACCCTCAGAAACGGTATCTGGCCTACATTACCAGAGATAAG GTGGGCCTGCAGGTCTTGCCCGTGGATGGGAACCCGCACAAGTCCTGCACGGTCATTTGCCACCCTACCGGCGCCTCCAACTTGGCCTGCTCTTACGACGGGTGCCACCTCTTCACGGCCGGGAGTCATGACTTCACCGTGATGAAATGGGATGTTAATTTAAA CGCTCTGGAAGCCGTCGTTTTTCTGGGCGGGAAGGATTTAATCCCGTACTACAATCTCCTGGAGGGTGGCAGAGAAGGCCTGTTTTTCAAG GAACTGgaagattatttttattatgctcAGTTGATCCACCAAGGGATCAACACCATGGAGCCCAGAAAGGTGTCTACGCACATCCCGCTGGAACAGATTCCGTTCGTCATGCGAGCGATGGGCTTTTTCCCGACTGAAGATGAG GTGCTGAAGTCTTTATCGAGGAAGATATTCCGGAGGAAATCACAGCAGGGCATTTCACCATGA